A stretch of Nonomuraea africana DNA encodes these proteins:
- a CDS encoding MBL fold metallo-hydrolase yields the protein MADVEITPLCDAVGPMGPSLRLPFLETFLGAEVDEGEWILHFHCFLIQDGRGHVTLVDTGIGPTSTWAPAPGSLLSELAAVGVAPADVDTVIITHLHSDHAGGTILDGAPVFANARHVVQRAELEGNGFLDPIKELLHVVDGDAEVAPGVVVRLTPGHTPGHQAVEVGHFTMAGDVLHHPVQLADPSIRYVYDDDSDLAAKTRLELVGRLRAEGRLLGTAHFPEPFVELG from the coding sequence GTGGCCGACGTCGAGATCACCCCGTTGTGTGATGCCGTCGGCCCGATGGGACCCTCCCTCCGCCTGCCGTTCCTCGAGACCTTTCTCGGCGCGGAGGTGGACGAGGGCGAGTGGATCCTCCACTTCCACTGCTTCCTGATCCAGGACGGCAGGGGCCACGTCACGCTCGTCGACACCGGCATCGGCCCCACCTCCACGTGGGCCCCCGCCCCCGGCAGCCTCCTGAGCGAGCTGGCCGCGGTGGGTGTGGCCCCCGCCGACGTCGACACGGTGATCATCACGCACCTGCACAGTGACCACGCGGGCGGCACGATCCTGGACGGCGCCCCGGTGTTCGCCAACGCCCGCCACGTCGTCCAGCGCGCCGAGCTGGAGGGCAACGGCTTCCTCGATCCGATCAAGGAGCTGCTGCACGTGGTCGACGGCGACGCGGAGGTCGCCCCCGGCGTCGTGGTCCGGCTGACGCCCGGGCACACCCCCGGACACCAGGCGGTCGAGGTAGGCCACTTCACCATGGCAGGCGACGTCCTGCACCATCCCGTGCAGCTGGCCGATCCCTCGATCCGCTACGTCTACGACGACGACTCCGACCTGGCCGCGAAGACGCGCCTGGAGCTAGTCGGCAGGCTGCGCGCGGAGGGCCGGCTGCTGGGCACCGCCCACTTCCCCGAGCCGTTCGTCGAGCTGGGCTAG
- a CDS encoding DUF6886 family protein: MRPDAGQVLHFSEDPTIKKFVPHVARTSRQTRPYVWAVGFDRCPDYWFPRHCPRAMAWKGPQTRPWDVERIVGAGCGERVHAIEYGWLKAMMEVRLYAYRLPADPFVPIGEPPHAVVAQEPVVPLGPPEPVSDLIELHEEAGIQLRVLDNLWPFWNQVTASTMEFSGIRLRNARRSTS; the protein is encoded by the coding sequence ATGCGACCAGACGCGGGCCAGGTGCTTCACTTCTCCGAAGATCCAACGATCAAGAAGTTCGTCCCTCACGTCGCCAGAACCTCGCGCCAGACGCGGCCGTACGTCTGGGCCGTGGGGTTCGACCGCTGCCCCGACTACTGGTTTCCGCGCCACTGCCCGCGGGCGATGGCCTGGAAGGGCCCGCAGACCCGGCCGTGGGACGTCGAGCGCATCGTCGGCGCGGGCTGCGGCGAGCGCGTGCACGCCATCGAGTACGGCTGGCTCAAGGCGATGATGGAGGTGCGGCTGTACGCCTACCGGCTGCCCGCCGACCCCTTCGTGCCGATCGGCGAGCCGCCGCACGCCGTGGTCGCCCAGGAACCCGTCGTGCCGCTCGGCCCGCCCGAGCCCGTCTCCGACCTCATCGAGCTGCACGAGGAGGCCGGGATCCAGCTGCGCGTGCTGGACAACCTATGGCCGTTCTGGAACCAGGTGACGGCCAGCACGATGGAGTTCAGCGGGATACGGCTGCGGAACGCTCGGCGATCAACGAGCTGA
- a CDS encoding MFS transporter, which translates to MTRRALIFWMTGVLAYFVAVFHRQSLGVASLEAAARLELGASGLATLAMLQLLVYAVMQIPVGVLVDRLGSKRMLLIGALVMSCGQVVFAFADDLLLGLAARMLVGAGDAMTFISVIRLVNLSFPARRNPVMVQLTGLIGQFGAIASTVPIIGSLHAYGWTPTFLGAAAIGVVATVLVAAVLRDGRPSAARREPGLKAAWMQPGTRLGMWTHAATQCSAAAFLLLWGYPYLVQGQGLAPATAGVLLSTLTVVGMICGPILGYLAGRYPLRRSWLVLGVTGSTALVWTAVLLWPGRAPLWLLVVLIVVLASNGPGSMIGFDYARTFNPAGRIGAATGIVNGGGFLASMSVIALVGVAMDLTGDYHWAMAVQYPVWLLGAVQVLRYRAKARRLLAQLDERLGEVGGAQQPALRAQPAD; encoded by the coding sequence ATGACACGACGCGCGTTGATCTTTTGGATGACGGGCGTCCTGGCCTACTTCGTCGCGGTCTTCCATCGGCAGTCGCTCGGTGTCGCCAGTCTGGAGGCCGCCGCCCGCCTCGAACTCGGCGCGTCGGGGCTGGCCACGCTGGCGATGCTGCAGCTGCTCGTCTACGCGGTCATGCAGATCCCGGTCGGCGTGCTGGTCGACCGGCTCGGGTCCAAGCGCATGCTGCTCATCGGGGCCCTGGTCATGTCGTGCGGCCAGGTCGTCTTCGCCTTCGCCGACGACCTGCTGCTCGGCCTGGCGGCCAGGATGCTGGTCGGCGCGGGCGACGCCATGACCTTCATCAGCGTGATCAGGCTGGTCAACCTCTCCTTCCCGGCCCGGCGCAACCCGGTGATGGTGCAGCTCACCGGCCTCATCGGCCAGTTCGGCGCGATCGCGTCCACCGTGCCGATCATCGGCTCCCTCCACGCGTACGGCTGGACGCCCACCTTCCTCGGCGCCGCCGCGATCGGCGTGGTGGCGACCGTCCTCGTCGCGGCCGTCCTGCGTGACGGACGCCCGTCGGCGGCCCGGCGCGAACCAGGGCTCAAGGCCGCGTGGATGCAACCGGGCACCAGGCTCGGCATGTGGACCCACGCGGCCACGCAGTGCTCGGCCGCGGCGTTCCTGCTGCTGTGGGGCTACCCCTACCTCGTCCAGGGCCAGGGGCTGGCCCCCGCGACCGCCGGCGTGCTGCTGTCCACGCTGACCGTGGTCGGCATGATCTGCGGGCCGATCCTCGGCTACCTGGCGGGCCGCTACCCGCTGCGCCGGTCGTGGCTGGTGCTCGGCGTCACCGGATCGACGGCGCTGGTATGGACGGCGGTGCTGCTGTGGCCGGGGCGGGCGCCGCTCTGGCTGCTGGTGGTGCTGATCGTGGTCCTCGCCTCGAACGGTCCCGGCTCGATGATCGGTTTCGACTACGCCAGGACGTTCAATCCCGCGGGCCGCATCGGCGCCGCCACCGGCATCGTGAACGGCGGCGGCTTCCTCGCCTCGATGTCGGTGATCGCGCTGGTCGGCGTCGCCATGGACCTCACCGGCGACTACCACTGGGCGATGGCCGTGCAGTACCCGGTGTGGCTGCTCGGCGCGGTGCAGGTGCTGCGCTACCGCGCCAAGGCCCGCAGGCTGCTAGCCCAGCTCGACGAACGGCTCGGGGAAGTGGGCGGTGCCCAGCAGCCGGCCCTCCGCGCGCAGCCTGCCGACTAG
- a CDS encoding AAA family ATPase, with translation MIIWLNGPFGAGKTTTANELVRLLPGAHFFDPEMVGFFLRHILPDAPAGDFQDLPAWRALAAETALQVHAHYGGPLVIAMTLLRQDYYDEIFTAIRTRGVDIRHYVLDVEHDEHVRRIETDEVEAGAREWRLRHIPRYREALSWLHDTAEIIDTTREPAADVAARIAKG, from the coding sequence ATGATCATCTGGCTCAACGGACCCTTCGGCGCGGGAAAGACGACCACCGCCAACGAGCTGGTCAGGCTGCTCCCCGGCGCGCACTTCTTCGACCCCGAGATGGTCGGCTTCTTCCTGCGGCACATCCTGCCCGACGCGCCCGCGGGCGACTTCCAGGACCTCCCCGCCTGGCGGGCGCTGGCCGCCGAGACCGCCCTGCAGGTGCACGCCCACTACGGCGGCCCGCTGGTCATCGCGATGACGCTGCTGCGTCAGGACTACTACGACGAGATCTTCACCGCGATCAGGACCAGAGGCGTCGACATCCGCCACTACGTCCTGGACGTGGAGCACGACGAGCACGTGCGCAGGATCGAGACGGACGAGGTCGAGGCGGGCGCCAGGGAGTGGCGGCTGCGGCACATCCCCCGCTACCGCGAGGCGCTCTCCTGGCTCCACGACACCGCCGAGATCATCGACACCACCCGCGAGCCCGCCGCCGACGTCGCGGCCAGGATCGCGAAGGGCTGA
- a CDS encoding biotin/lipoyl-containing protein, giving the protein MSVLSPLMGTVVSVEVAEGDLVRQGAPIAIVESMNGGGGGP; this is encoded by the coding sequence ATGTCGGTGCTCTCTCCCCTCATGGGCACGGTGGTCAGCGTCGAGGTCGCCGAGGGCGACCTGGTACGGCAGGGCGCTCCGATCGCCATCGTCGAGTCCATGAATGGCGGCGGCGGAGGACCCTGA
- the trpD gene encoding anthranilate phosphoribosyltransferase: MTTWSALLGTLLDGGSLRAEQTAWAMRQIMAGAATDAQIAGFAVALRAKGESVAEVSGLADALLDGATPVGVRGDAVDLVGTGGDQAHTVNISTMAAIVAAAAGARVVKHGGRAATSSSGAADVLEALGVAIDLPPARAARVADEVGIAFLFAPHYHPAFRHTAGPRRELGTPTVFNFLGPLVNPARPRAQAVGVFHARMAPVIAGVLAARGCTSLVFRGDDGLDELTTTGPSTIWEVRDGRVTSARFDPATLGIPRAVIDDLRGGDAAHNAGVAKAVLGGAKGPVRDIVCLNAAAALAAASGDGVAGLGAAYERALTAIDSGAATGLLDRWAAATRAV; encoded by the coding sequence ATGACGACCTGGTCCGCACTTCTCGGCACCCTGCTCGACGGCGGATCGCTGCGCGCGGAGCAGACCGCGTGGGCGATGCGGCAGATCATGGCGGGCGCGGCGACCGACGCCCAGATCGCCGGGTTCGCGGTGGCCCTGCGCGCCAAGGGCGAGAGCGTCGCCGAGGTGTCGGGGCTCGCCGACGCGCTGCTCGACGGGGCGACCCCGGTCGGCGTGCGGGGTGACGCCGTCGATCTCGTGGGAACGGGGGGCGACCAGGCGCACACGGTGAACATCTCCACGATGGCCGCGATCGTCGCGGCGGCGGCCGGTGCCAGAGTCGTCAAGCACGGCGGCAGGGCCGCGACGTCCTCCTCCGGTGCCGCGGACGTGCTGGAGGCGCTCGGCGTGGCGATCGACCTGCCGCCCGCGCGGGCCGCGCGCGTCGCGGACGAGGTGGGGATCGCCTTCCTGTTCGCGCCGCACTACCACCCCGCTTTCCGGCACACCGCGGGGCCCAGGAGGGAGCTCGGGACGCCGACCGTCTTCAACTTCCTCGGGCCGCTGGTCAACCCGGCCAGGCCGAGGGCGCAGGCGGTCGGGGTGTTCCACGCGCGGATGGCGCCGGTGATCGCCGGTGTGCTGGCCGCGCGGGGGTGCACGTCGCTGGTGTTCAGGGGCGACGACGGGCTGGACGAGCTCACCACGACGGGCCCGTCCACGATCTGGGAGGTCCGCGACGGACGCGTGACCTCGGCCCGCTTCGACCCCGCGACGCTGGGAATCCCCAGGGCCGTCATCGACGACCTCAGGGGCGGCGACGCGGCGCACAACGCCGGTGTGGCGAAGGCGGTGCTCGGCGGGGCGAAGGGCCCGGTGCGCGACATCGTCTGCCTGAACGCCGCCGCCGCGCTGGCCGCCGCGAGCGGGGACGGCGTCGCGGGTCTCGGCGCGGCCTACGAGCGCGCTCTCACGGCGATCGACTCGGGCGCGGCGACCGGCTTGCTGGATCGCTGGGCCGCCGCGACGCGGGCCGTATAG
- a CDS encoding class I SAM-dependent methyltransferase, producing the protein MELRRIFDEDAARYDRARPGYPAELFSRIPRGSRVLEIGCGTGQATRGLLSVGCRVTAVELGPSLAAMARLRVPSAEIVTADFEMWPLPAEPYDVVFAATSFHWLDPEVRVAKARAALRPGGLLATVATHHVEGGTSAFFAELQECYERFDPATPPGLRLRPGSSIPHDPEPLPGFDPPAFERWEWEVTYTTASYLDLLSTYSGTRALPARAALLDCVGSLIETRYGGQITKRYLTELRTATRSAVR; encoded by the coding sequence ATGGAGCTGAGACGCATCTTCGACGAGGACGCCGCCCGCTACGACAGGGCCAGGCCCGGCTACCCCGCCGAGCTGTTCTCCCGCATCCCCCGTGGCTCGCGGGTGCTGGAGATCGGCTGCGGCACCGGCCAGGCGACCAGGGGCCTGCTGTCCGTGGGCTGCCGGGTGACCGCCGTCGAGCTCGGGCCGTCGCTGGCGGCCATGGCGCGGCTCCGCGTGCCGTCCGCGGAGATCGTCACCGCCGATTTCGAGATGTGGCCGCTGCCCGCCGAGCCGTACGACGTGGTGTTCGCGGCCACGTCCTTCCACTGGCTGGACCCTGAGGTCCGGGTGGCCAAGGCGCGCGCCGCGCTCCGGCCGGGCGGCCTGCTGGCCACCGTCGCCACCCACCACGTGGAGGGCGGGACCTCGGCCTTCTTCGCCGAGCTCCAGGAGTGCTACGAACGCTTCGACCCCGCCACGCCGCCGGGCCTCCGCCTGCGACCGGGCTCCTCGATCCCGCATGATCCCGAGCCGCTGCCCGGCTTCGACCCGCCCGCCTTCGAGCGCTGGGAGTGGGAGGTCACCTACACCACCGCGTCCTACCTCGACCTGCTGTCGACCTACTCGGGCACCCGCGCCCTCCCCGCCCGCGCGGCCCTGCTCGACTGCGTGGGCTCGCTCATCGAGACGAGGTACGGCGGGCAGATCACCAAGCGCTACCTCACCGAACTCCGCACCGCCACGAGGAGTGCGGTTCGATGA
- the rho gene encoding transcription termination factor Rho has product MSVQTIPHPRATSPRTTAHRGTPRAGTPARQVSGLLDGTFLRPSGYQHSPDDVRLQPERIKQLGLRPGDHVVATVAGSKLVSVESVNGLTSWHDRPHFADLTPIHPRERMNIETESLTTRVVDLVAPIGKGQRGLIVAPPKAGKTMILQALAQAVSRNHPEIHLMVVLVGERPEEVTDIRKTIAGEVIASTFDHPDKEHTALAELALERAKRLVEQGHDVVMLLDSLTRLGRAYNNLAPSGGRILSGGIDAGAIYPPKRFFGAARNVEGGGSLTILATALVETGSRMDDSFFEEFKGTGNMELRLSRSLAERRLFPAVDLDASSTRREEALMHPAEQQVVWKLRRMLSGLDRQQGMELLIAKLRETSSNAAFLTLAATTTP; this is encoded by the coding sequence ATGTCTGTCCAAACCATCCCCCATCCCCGTGCCACCAGCCCCCGTACCACCGCCCACCGCGGCACCCCCCGGGCCGGCACGCCCGCCCGGCAGGTCAGCGGCCTGCTGGACGGCACGTTCCTCCGCCCCTCCGGCTACCAGCACAGCCCCGACGACGTACGGCTGCAGCCCGAGCGGATCAAGCAGCTCGGCCTGCGCCCCGGCGACCACGTGGTCGCCACCGTCGCGGGCTCGAAACTCGTCTCTGTCGAGTCGGTCAACGGTCTGACCTCCTGGCACGACCGCCCGCACTTCGCCGACCTGACCCCCATCCACCCCCGCGAGCGGATGAACATCGAGACCGAGTCGCTCACCACCAGGGTCGTCGACCTGGTCGCGCCCATCGGCAAGGGCCAGCGCGGCCTGATCGTCGCCCCGCCCAAGGCCGGCAAGACGATGATCCTGCAGGCGCTGGCCCAGGCCGTCTCCCGCAACCACCCCGAGATCCACCTCATGGTGGTCCTGGTCGGCGAGCGTCCCGAGGAGGTCACCGACATCCGCAAGACCATCGCCGGCGAGGTGATCGCCTCCACCTTCGACCACCCCGACAAGGAGCACACCGCGCTCGCCGAGCTCGCTCTCGAACGCGCCAAGCGCCTGGTCGAGCAGGGACACGACGTCGTCATGCTGCTCGACTCGCTCACCCGCCTCGGCCGCGCCTACAACAACCTCGCCCCCAGCGGCGGACGCATCCTGTCGGGCGGCATCGACGCGGGAGCCATCTACCCGCCCAAGCGCTTCTTCGGCGCCGCGCGCAACGTCGAGGGCGGCGGCTCCCTCACCATCCTCGCCACCGCGCTCGTCGAGACGGGCTCGCGCATGGACGACTCCTTCTTCGAGGAGTTCAAGGGCACCGGCAACATGGAGCTGCGGCTGAGCCGCTCGCTGGCCGAGCGCAGGCTCTTCCCCGCCGTCGACCTCGACGCGTCGAGCACCAGGCGCGAGGAGGCCCTGATGCACCCCGCCGAGCAGCAGGTCGTCTGGAAGCTGCGGCGCATGCTCAGCGGGCTCGACAGGCAGCAGGGCATGGAACTCCTGATCGCCAAGCTCCGCGAGACGTCCTCCAACGCGGCCTTCCTCACGCTCGCCGCGACGACGACACCCTGA
- a CDS encoding ketopantoate reductase family protein codes for MRYVIIGAGAIGGTIGGRLFWSGHDVVLIARGAHYEALRTKGLRLVTPDSDETLPVPAADGPVDGDVLIVATKSQDTLAALDPWPRHLPVVCAQNGVANERMALRRFEHVYGMCVYLPALHLEPGLVAAYGSPLSGSLYVGRYPQGVDDLSETIAADLAKSAFAARAVPEVMPWKYGKLLSNLGNAVEALCGREPGVNELVERARAEGGAVLAAAGIAHQGGEQVKTGDIEGIERGGGSSWQSLARGSGSIEADYLNGEIVLLGRLHGVATPVNEVLQREAVDAARERRGPGSMTVERLSSLIAERSAAVSR; via the coding sequence ATGCGCTACGTCATCATCGGGGCAGGGGCGATCGGCGGGACGATCGGCGGTCGCCTCTTCTGGAGCGGGCACGATGTCGTCCTGATCGCGAGAGGGGCGCACTACGAGGCGCTCAGGACCAAGGGACTGCGCCTGGTCACCCCCGACTCCGACGAGACGCTCCCTGTTCCGGCCGCCGACGGGCCCGTGGACGGCGACGTGTTGATCGTGGCGACCAAGTCGCAGGACACGCTCGCCGCCCTCGACCCGTGGCCGCGCCATCTGCCCGTGGTGTGCGCGCAGAACGGCGTGGCCAACGAGCGGATGGCGCTGCGGCGCTTCGAGCACGTCTACGGCATGTGCGTCTACCTGCCCGCCCTGCACCTGGAGCCGGGCCTGGTGGCCGCCTACGGCTCGCCGCTGTCCGGCTCGCTGTACGTCGGGCGTTATCCACAGGGTGTGGACGACCTGTCCGAGACGATCGCCGCGGACCTGGCCAAGAGCGCGTTCGCGGCGCGGGCCGTCCCCGAGGTCATGCCGTGGAAGTACGGCAAGCTGCTCAGCAACCTCGGCAACGCCGTCGAGGCGCTGTGCGGGCGCGAGCCCGGCGTCAACGAGCTGGTCGAGCGGGCCAGAGCCGAGGGCGGCGCCGTGCTGGCCGCGGCCGGCATCGCCCACCAGGGCGGCGAGCAGGTGAAGACCGGCGACATCGAGGGCATCGAGCGCGGTGGCGGCTCGTCGTGGCAGAGCCTGGCCAGGGGCAGCGGCTCGATCGAGGCCGACTACCTCAACGGCGAGATCGTGCTGCTCGGCCGCCTGCACGGGGTGGCCACCCCGGTCAACGAGGTGCTGCAGCGCGAGGCGGTCGACGCGGCCCGCGAACGGCGAGGGCCGGGGTCGATGACCGTCGAGCGGCTCAGCTCGTTGATCGCCGAGCGTTCCGCAGCCGTATCCCGCTGA
- a CDS encoding NUDIX domain-containing protein, whose product MSVDTEFWESLHRVLVGAGAYITDPQGRALLVKPNYRPHWSFAGGAVDEGEHPAQACARELVEELGLALPVGELLVVQWVGPRDGRPYPLINFVFDCGVIDVDAPIKLQAEELDDYGFFTEEEAASLLPPWMHDRVTAAAAARAGGTTRYLPPVSAG is encoded by the coding sequence GTGAGCGTGGACACGGAGTTCTGGGAGTCGCTGCACAGGGTGCTGGTGGGCGCGGGCGCCTACATCACCGACCCGCAGGGCAGGGCGCTGCTGGTCAAGCCCAACTACCGGCCGCACTGGAGCTTCGCGGGCGGCGCCGTGGACGAGGGGGAGCACCCCGCCCAGGCCTGCGCCCGCGAGCTCGTGGAGGAGCTCGGCCTCGCGCTCCCTGTCGGCGAGCTTCTGGTCGTCCAGTGGGTGGGCCCGCGCGACGGCAGGCCGTACCCGCTGATCAACTTCGTCTTCGACTGCGGCGTCATCGACGTCGACGCCCCGATCAAGCTGCAGGCCGAGGAGCTCGACGACTACGGCTTCTTCACCGAGGAGGAGGCCGCGTCGCTGCTGCCGCCGTGGATGCACGACAGGGTGACCGCGGCCGCCGCGGCCAGGGCCGGCGGCACGACCCGCTACCTGCCGCCCGTCAGCGCGGGCTGA
- a CDS encoding nitrate- and nitrite sensing domain-containing protein: MKRRLTRPGRPIALKLLVLLSVPLISLVGLWAFAASLTGGDGLRLLEINNLVTNLADPSEQINIQLQRERLASAEFLSSAAPYRELINQRSRTDTAVAAFRRRASLQENLSPEMAVQLKALNDELDRIPEVRRGVDARSIDPIQMIITYSDIVDASFRMYDQMILVPDMALYRVARSVSMLGEAKELLSRERAMIVHVLATGRVGASERALFTEMSATRRLLYAQALAHLGPGLDAAYRQLSAAPVYRDFVAIEDAIRGQATANGLPATSNTWRTSSDNLARVVERNQYEAVQGLVDRVTPTAVNILVKIGVAGGVGLVAVVAAIVLSLRFRRRLVRELAGLRDAATELAEVRLAVLVERLRKGATDHQVEPLVLDAHTTEVRDIVHAFNTVQSTAVEAAVDQAKLRDGVRHVFVSLARRNQSLLHRQLLHLDGMERRAEDAQTLEDLFKLDHLTTRMRRHAESLIILSDQAPGRGWRKAVPVVDVLRAAVSEVEEYARVEVPQPPKTAVAGAAATDIVHLLAELVENATLFSPPRTRVDVRALTVPEGLLVEVEDRGLGLPPAELDQLNARLAEPPEFDLAESDRLGLFVVSRLAARHGIAVRLRPSPYGGITAAVTLPQALLSDQPALTGGR; encoded by the coding sequence ATGAAAAGGCGCCTCACCCGTCCCGGCCGCCCCATCGCGCTCAAGCTGCTCGTCCTGCTGTCCGTCCCGCTGATCTCGCTGGTCGGGCTGTGGGCGTTCGCCGCGAGCCTGACCGGCGGTGACGGGCTGCGCCTCCTGGAGATCAACAATCTGGTCACCAACCTGGCCGACCCCTCCGAGCAGATCAACATCCAGCTCCAGCGCGAACGGCTGGCCTCGGCCGAGTTCCTCTCGTCTGCCGCGCCGTACAGGGAGCTCATCAACCAGCGCAGCAGGACCGACACCGCCGTGGCCGCCTTCCGCCGGCGCGCGAGCCTGCAGGAGAACCTGTCACCGGAGATGGCCGTCCAGCTCAAGGCACTGAACGACGAGCTGGACCGCATTCCGGAGGTCCGCAGAGGCGTCGACGCTCGCTCGATCGACCCGATCCAGATGATCATCACCTACAGCGACATCGTCGACGCCTCCTTCCGCATGTACGACCAGATGATCCTGGTGCCGGACATGGCGCTCTACCGCGTGGCCAGATCGGTCAGCATGCTCGGCGAGGCCAAGGAACTGCTCTCGAGGGAGCGGGCGATGATCGTGCACGTGCTCGCGACCGGCCGGGTCGGGGCGAGCGAGCGCGCCCTGTTCACCGAGATGTCGGCCACCCGCAGGCTCCTCTACGCCCAGGCGCTCGCCCACCTCGGGCCCGGGCTCGACGCCGCCTACCGGCAGCTGTCCGCCGCGCCCGTCTACCGCGACTTCGTCGCGATCGAGGACGCCATCCGCGGCCAAGCCACCGCCAACGGGCTGCCCGCCACCTCCAACACCTGGCGCACCAGCAGCGACAACCTGGCGCGAGTCGTCGAGCGCAACCAGTACGAAGCCGTGCAGGGCCTGGTCGATCGCGTCACGCCCACCGCCGTGAACATCCTGGTCAAGATCGGCGTGGCCGGCGGCGTGGGCCTGGTCGCCGTCGTGGCCGCGATCGTGCTGTCCCTGCGCTTCAGGCGGCGCCTGGTGCGCGAGCTCGCGGGCCTGCGCGACGCGGCCACCGAGCTGGCCGAGGTACGGCTGGCCGTCCTGGTCGAGCGCCTGCGCAAGGGCGCGACCGACCACCAGGTCGAGCCGCTCGTCCTCGACGCGCACACCACCGAGGTGCGCGACATCGTGCACGCCTTCAACACCGTCCAGTCCACCGCCGTCGAGGCGGCCGTCGACCAGGCGAAGCTGCGCGACGGTGTGCGACACGTCTTCGTCAGCCTGGCCAGGCGCAACCAGTCACTGCTCCATCGCCAGTTGCTGCACCTGGACGGCATGGAGCGGCGCGCCGAAGACGCGCAGACGCTGGAGGACCTGTTCAAGCTCGACCACCTCACCACCCGCATGCGCAGGCACGCCGAGAGCCTGATCATCCTGTCGGACCAGGCGCCGGGCAGGGGCTGGCGCAAGGCCGTGCCGGTGGTCGACGTGCTCAGGGCGGCGGTCTCCGAGGTGGAGGAGTACGCCAGGGTCGAGGTGCCGCAGCCGCCGAAGACGGCCGTGGCGGGAGCCGCCGCGACGGACATCGTCCACCTCCTGGCCGAGCTGGTGGAGAACGCCACCCTGTTCTCACCGCCGCGGACCAGGGTGGACGTGCGGGCGCTCACCGTGCCCGAGGGGCTGCTCGTCGAGGTCGAGGACCGCGGGCTCGGGCTGCCGCCAGCCGAGCTCGACCAGCTCAACGCGCGCCTGGCCGAGCCGCCCGAGTTCGACCTGGCCGAGAGCGACAGGCTGGGCCTGTTCGTGGTGTCCAGGCTGGCGGCCAGGCACGGGATCGCCGTGCGGCTGCGGCCTTCGCCGTACGGGGGGATCACGGCGGCGGTGACGCTGCCGCAGGCCCTGCTGTCGGATCAGCCCGCGCTGACGGGCGGCAGGTAG
- a CDS encoding glycosyltransferase family 2 protein yields MNKGPFSATVSVVVPALNEADNLPHVFATLPAWIDEVILVDGNSTDDTVAVALSLRPDLRVVTQSRRGKGNALTEGFAAAKSDIIVMIDADGSTDGREIGLFVQALVEGADFAKGSRYVEGGGSDDISPTRSFGNRALTFITNRLYGTRYTDLCYGYNAFWSRHLEAMALDCDGFEIETLMNVRAAQAGLAITEVPSHERCRIHGVSNLHAVRDGWRVLKTILRERVKGSARPKDDILTTCATSSSGQGRSAGRSAVASSGAGTMSS; encoded by the coding sequence ATGAACAAAGGCCCGTTCTCCGCCACGGTCAGTGTGGTGGTCCCCGCACTGAACGAAGCCGACAATCTGCCACACGTCTTCGCGACCCTGCCCGCCTGGATCGACGAGGTGATCCTGGTGGACGGCAACTCGACCGACGACACCGTGGCCGTCGCTCTCAGCCTCCGTCCAGACCTGCGCGTCGTCACGCAGAGCAGGAGGGGCAAGGGCAACGCGCTGACCGAGGGATTCGCCGCCGCCAAGAGCGACATCATCGTCATGATCGACGCTGACGGCTCCACCGACGGCCGGGAGATCGGCCTCTTCGTCCAGGCGCTGGTCGAGGGCGCCGACTTCGCCAAGGGCTCGCGCTACGTCGAGGGCGGCGGCTCCGACGACATCAGCCCGACCCGCTCCTTCGGCAACAGGGCGCTGACCTTCATCACCAACCGGTTGTACGGCACGCGCTACACCGACCTCTGCTACGGCTACAACGCCTTCTGGTCCCGCCACCTGGAGGCCATGGCGCTCGACTGCGACGGTTTCGAGATCGAGACGCTGATGAACGTCAGGGCGGCCCAGGCAGGGCTGGCCATCACCGAGGTACCGAGCCACGAGCGGTGCCGCATCCACGGGGTCAGCAACCTCCACGCCGTCAGGGACGGGTGGCGGGTGCTGAAGACCATCCTGCGCGAGCGGGTGAAGGGAAGCGCGCGCCCAAAGGATGACATCCTGACGACATGCGCTACGTCATCATCGGGGCAGGGGCGATCGGCGGGACGATCGGCGGTCGCCTCTTCTGGAGCGGGCACGATGTCGTCCTGA